TCTTTTAATATAAACTGTAATATTTTAATATATGGCAATTTTTATAAAGGGGAAATTGATGGGAGAATATTTAAATCCAATAAATATATTTTCAGAAATAGGTCGTTTGAAAAAAGTTTTGCTTCATAGACCAGGAGAGGAATTAGAAAATTTAACACCCTTTATTATGAAAAATTTTTTATTTGATGATATTCCTTATCTTAAAGTTGCAAAACAAGAGCATGAAGTTTTTGTAAATGCTTTAAAAAATAATTCTGTTGAAATTGAGTATGTTGAGGATCTTGTTAGTGAGGTTCTTGTTTCTTCTGTAGCGCTCAAAAATAAATTTATATCTCAATTCATTCTGGAAGCAGAAATAAAAACAGATAGTGCAATTAATATTTTAAAAGATTATTTTTCTAATTTAACTGTTGATAATATGGTTTCTAAAATGATTTCAGGTGTTGCAAGAGAAGAGCTTAAAGATTATGCATCTTCTCTTGATGATTTGGTTAATGGCGTAAGTCTTTTTATTATTGATCCTATGCCCAATGTTTTATTTACCAGGGATCCTTTTGCCAGTATTGGTAATGGAATTACAATAAATAAAATGTTTACTAAGGTTAGGCGCAGAGAGACAATATTTGCAGAGTATATTTTTAAATATCATTCTATTTACAAAAAAAATGTTCCAATTTGGTTTAATAGATGGGAAGAGACTTCTTTGGAAGGTGGGGATGAGTTTGTTTTAAATAAAGATCTTTTGGTTATTGGAATTTCAGAAAGAACAGAAGCAGAGTCTGTAGAAAAACTAGCTGCTAGTCTTTTTGAAAATAAGACTTCATTTAACACAATTTTGGCTTTTAAAATTCCAAAAAATAGAGCTTATATGCACTTGGATACAGTTTTTACTCAAATCGATTATAGTGTTTTTACAAGTTTTACGAGTGATGATATGTATTTTTCAATTTATGTTTTAACTTATAATTCAAGTTCTAGTAAAATTAATATTAAAAAAGAAAAATCTAAGCTTAGAGATGTTTTAAGTTTTTATCTAGGCAGGAAGATTGACATAATAAAATGTGCAGGTGGAGACTTAATACATGGTGCAAGAGAGCAATGGAATGATGGTGCTAATATTTTGGCGATAGCTCCGGGAGAAGTAATTGCTTATTCTAGAAATCATGTGACTAATAAGTTGTTTGAAGAGAATGGTATTAAAGTTCATAGAATTCCGTCTAGCGAGCTTTCAAGAGGTCGTGGCGGGCCAAGATGTATGTCTATGCCTTTAGTAAGAGAGAATATTTAATATTTGTATGAGTTAAATGAGTTTTTAAAAACTTGATTGTAAAGGTTTGGGGGGTTGATGTATAATTTACGAAATAGGAGCTTTTTAAATCTTTTAGATTTTACAAGCAAAGATATTGAATATTTACTTGATTTATCGATTGATTTAAAAAAATCAAAATATGCGGGAATTGAAGTGCAGAAACTTAAGGGTAAAAATATAGTTATAATTTTTGAGAAAGATTCAACAAGAACGCGGTGTGCTTTTGAGATTGCAGCGTATGATCAAGGAGCAAATATTACTTATTTAGGACCTAATGGCAATCAAATAGGCTCAAAAGAATCTATGATAGATACTGCCAGAGTTTTGGGGCGCATGTATGATGCTATTGGGTTTAGAGGATATTCTCAACAAGCCGTTGAATGTTTGGCAAATTATTCTAATGTTCCTGTTTACAACGGTTTGACAGATATTTCTCACCCAACCCAAATACTAGCTGATTTAATGACGATAAAAGAATATAAGGGGAGCTTAAAAGCGATTAAAATAGTATTTTGTGGCGATGGTAGGGGGAATATTGCCAATTCTTTGTTGAAAGGTTGTGCTATTATGGGACTTGATTTTAGAATTTTTGCCCCCAAAGAGCTTTTCCCAGACTCCGATTTGACTCTTAAGGCTAGGTCTTTGGCTCTAGAGAGTGGGGGTAAAATTACAATTACAGATTCTAAAGAAGAGGCTGTTAAATGTGCTGATGTTGTGTATACGGATGTATGGGTATCTATGGGAGAGAATAATTGGGAAGATAGAATAAATCTTCTAAAGTCTTATCAGGTTAATAAAGAGGTAATGGGTATAGCAAAAGATGATGCAATATTTATACATTGTTTGCCCGCTTTTCATGACCTAAACACCGTGATTGGTAAGGATATTTTTGATAAATACGGACTTGATGGAATTGAAGTTACAGAAGAAATTTTTGAAAGTAAAAATTCAATTGTTTTTGATGTGGCTGAAAATAGAGTACATACCATTAAAGCTATTATGGTAGCTACTTTGGGATAACGGTATTTTTTATATGAAATTAAATTTAT
Above is a genomic segment from Borreliella mayonii containing:
- the arcA gene encoding arginine deiminase — protein: MMGEYLNPINIFSEIGRLKKVLLHRPGEELENLTPFIMKNFLFDDIPYLKVAKQEHEVFVNALKNNSVEIEYVEDLVSEVLVSSVALKNKFISQFILEAEIKTDSAINILKDYFSNLTVDNMVSKMISGVAREELKDYASSLDDLVNGVSLFIIDPMPNVLFTRDPFASIGNGITINKMFTKVRRRETIFAEYIFKYHSIYKKNVPIWFNRWEETSLEGGDEFVLNKDLLVIGISERTEAESVEKLAASLFENKTSFNTILAFKIPKNRAYMHLDTVFTQIDYSVFTSFTSDDMYFSIYVLTYNSSSSKINIKKEKSKLRDVLSFYLGRKIDIIKCAGGDLIHGAREQWNDGANILAIAPGEVIAYSRNHVTNKLFEENGIKVHRIPSSELSRGRGGPRCMSMPLVRENI
- the argF gene encoding ornithine carbamoyltransferase, which gives rise to MYNLRNRSFLNLLDFTSKDIEYLLDLSIDLKKSKYAGIEVQKLKGKNIVIIFEKDSTRTRCAFEIAAYDQGANITYLGPNGNQIGSKESMIDTARVLGRMYDAIGFRGYSQQAVECLANYSNVPVYNGLTDISHPTQILADLMTIKEYKGSLKAIKIVFCGDGRGNIANSLLKGCAIMGLDFRIFAPKELFPDSDLTLKARSLALESGGKITITDSKEEAVKCADVVYTDVWVSMGENNWEDRINLLKSYQVNKEVMGIAKDDAIFIHCLPAFHDLNTVIGKDIFDKYGLDGIEVTEEIFESKNSIVFDVAENRVHTIKAIMVATLG